The Osmia bicornis bicornis chromosome 12, iOsmBic2.1, whole genome shotgun sequence genome contains the following window.
aaattcatttttcttttgctttttcatttcaattcttGTGTTCAATTTACTTATTACCGGTGGCGCCAATTCCACCTCATATCCTACTCTTTcgatatttcaattattcggAACAGTATCATTAAGAGAAagtttgttaaaaaattatttaaatatataccTAAACGTGTACTAGCTGTTGTATCTGTAAAAGGCGAAGCtacaaaatattgaaataacattatttcatacaaatacattttttttagtGATTTCAAGGAATTTGTGTTATTTTTTTGACGCGTCGACATTTTGTTAGTACAGgattgcctcgtaataagcaacacgCTCGGGTCTGGcctgttgcttattacggagCAGGTAGGCTATTCGGCtcgactttgttctcgaaacgggacgatagagaacacgagaaacgagtgagagatccgaggtagcggcaaatcataaagtgatcggccgagcaaggaagttattttttgaacaaggctagaatatagcatgccctctcattctcgcactattTCGCTTATTTCAAGGCAAATATGCtagactgagaaagcattatatatattccatccttcttccactaaccgatgtcactgcttagtcgagcgtgacaatttattacccaaaacatcggcttctcgctttcacggacctctcactcatttcttggacctctcactttgcgggcgacatTAAACGAAAAGGTGGGGATAGAgatttgcttatttcgagccagaaaactgttgcttattacggatcaATACTGTAGTAATGCTTTATTTGTCCCTTCCGGGTTGCATGGCGCTTTTTGTAGGAGCGTACCCGAACCTATAACAAAATCTTATCTTTATCCATTTTTCCCATTActttctttccctttccctttcctTTCTATCTCTTTGTGCTGCTACCTCTATCCTATGAGTTTACCTTACCTTGTAGTTATAGTAACTCTGGGCAACATAGAAAGAAGGCCGGAGGAGAAAAGGGAAAGCAAGAAACCGATACTTAAATGATATAACATTAACCAAATGACAGAAATAAAGTTTCCTAGAATTAAATATAAAGTCAAATACACGTATAATTATTCCACCCAACCTACTTTCTGGTCCGTTGTATTTCTGAGTATTCGACAAGGAAAAACTAAAAATCAAATGAgaactaaaaaaaaataaataaaaaaaaataaaataaacataaaattaaactagaAGGTCGTCTATGCCATACCCTGATTATGTATGACTAAAGctaaatacaaaaatacaaaaagtacaaaaataaaagggAACCTCTTTTGCTGTCGCATGAAACTTGCTTATTACCCTAAatcaaaatatgaaaaataaaacaagaatATAAAGTATGTAAATCCTATAAGGTAACTTCAACAGAACTCAAACTAAAagaaagttataaaaatatacgtctacattgatctgcccAAACTAAATCTTACTCTATTTCTTATAATACTCTAAGGCACATGTTATCACTTTCTAGTTTCCTATTGCTATTTTGTTTTGTTGCGAGGCGGTTGCTGCTAATGCTGTACGCTGTAACAACACTAATCTCAAaactaagaaaaattaaatctaaACATTACTGTCTGATAGAAACTTAAAACTATATTATATCACACAACTTTTCTGCCCGCCGCCCCACTAGTCTTTACTCCTTTCATCCTCTCCCTACTGAACTTGTTTGCATTTCCTTCCACTTTCTCCTCTCTCCTCTTGTTTTTCCCAGCTAGTTCCTCTTTTTCCCTACTGCGTTCCTTCCTTCCTGTTTGCGTTCCTTGTCCCGTCTCCTTCCTCTGACACCCTCTTCATGGCTCTCTCTATCCTATCTCCTAGTTTCTCTCTTTTCCACactctttcttcttcattccAAATCAATTCTTGTCCCTCTACCCATATTCTTCTATTATTAAACACGACCCATCTTCCCTTGGCCCTTTCTTGCTTCGCTTTCTCTTTTATTAGCCATTTGGCTTTCCTTTCCTCATGTGATAGGTCTTCATCCACTTCCACTCCCCATCTTTCCCATATTCCGTTCTTCATGCAGACCAtctcctttttcctttcctcttgCTCTAGTTCTGTTATCAGTATCTTTCTCCTTCCTTCCCCTTCTCTTTCTACCACGCTTCTTATGCTTATTTTTCGCCCCAGCTCTTTTTCCAGTATATTTTTAACGGCAATCAAGTTCTTCTCCATGCTCTCACCTTCTAGCCCTTTCCATATTAGGCTCCTCTGCCTTCTTTCGCTTCTCATCCTTtccagtctctttctctcttcctcttctcccTCTGTCCCACTGTCCCCTCCTCTTTCCTTTTCGGCTTCCTCCTTTGCCCGTCTTCCCTGTCTTATTTCTCCTGTAGTTtgtttttctcctttttctccaCGTGCTTCTAGTCTCCATTCATTCAGTTCCTCTCTCAGCTCCCTAACCTCGTTTCTCAGTTTTCTCACTTCTCTCAGCAATTCTCCTGTTGTCTCCATTTCTTTGtactctttttcctttttcgtcTCTCTTTGCCTAGCTCCTTTCTCTTTGTctcccttctttcttctttctgtgtctatttctcttatttttcttactttgcgtCTTTCACACCACGTGTCTTTCTCCTGAGTGTCTGGTTCTTTGCCGCGTATCGCTTCCGCGCTACTTCAGTGTTGCCAACCTCTTTCCACTTCTCTGTTGGCACCCATCTGTTCACTTCCTTCTGCTTTACCGCTTGTCTTCATCGGTAATGCCGTTTTCCTTTTTCCCGACGTACTCGGCAGTTTCCCTTTCCCTCCtctcttcttctacttctttcATCCAGCTTTCCCCTTCTCCGCCTTCTCCTAGTAATTCCCTTACTTTTCCTTGCCAGCCCTCTCTTCTCCCCTTATTTGACCCGCACCCTTCCCACACGTGTTCCCATGATTCTTGTTCCCACTTACATATTCTGCATATTCTTTTCTCCTCATTTTCCCAATATTTGGCTTCGTTTACCTCATTTCCCAGCCTAAACCTTGCTACTCTTTTCCATCTATCTTCCTTCCATCCTTTTTCTAAATACTTTGGGATTCCCTCGCATTTTATCAGTCTGTACCATTTGTTATATCTCGAAGCCACTATCCTTCCCCAGTTTTCCTCCTCTTGTTTCTTTAAATCCGTCTCTTCTATTTCCTCATAGCTCATTTCACCTCCTCTCCTTTTTACTTCTAGTTGTGCCTGGTTTATTCCACTTTCCTCaaagaatttttctctttcctcttcccacTTGCTTTTAACTGTTCTTCTTTGTTCCCCCCTGACCATCTCCTCCCAACATTTCCTTGCCATTTCTCCTGCTTTTCCCTCCCACAACCTTTTTTCGAACCCCCATGCTAGCTTTCCTGACTTGACCCTCAACTTTGATCTTATCAGTTCCTCTCTCAGCATGTATCCTGGTGTACACCAGTCCACACCTAGGATCCACCTTAGAGATCTCTCTTGCAAACTTTCTATTTCCCTCCATTCTCTCCACCCCCATACCTCCGCGCCATATGCGACTACCGTCCAAACTAGTTTATCCCATAGCCATATCCTTTTCTTCCAATCTTTTCCGAACCTTCTTTTTCCGATCCCCCACACCTATCTCATTAGCACACTTGCTCTACTCACCCTGTCTTTTATATGCAGTTCGCTTCCCCCGTTTCTTCTGAACGTGTATCCTAAGTACTTAAATTTCTTCActtcttccattttctttcctttccacAGCCAGTCTCTCTTCTTCCATCTACCTCCTCCCTTTCTGAATCTCATCACCTTTGACTTTTCCCTGTTCAGTTCCAGCCTCTTCTTATccaaatatctttttaatctCAACAATAGCAGCGTCAAGTCTTCTTCCCTTTCCGCCATTATCACCACATCATCGGCGTAAGCTAGCGTGCACACTCTCATCTCTCCTATCTTGATCCCTCCTATACTtccttttcttatttcttcctCTAGGTCAGCCGTCAGCAGGTTGTATAGTATTGGACTTAACGGGCATCCTTGTCTTAGTCCTCTTGCCGTCCAGAACGGGTCCGTCATCCCTTCTCCCGTCCTTACCCTGCTTTTGGTTTCCCTCAGTATTTCCCTTATTCTTTCCCGTAATCCCTTCCTTAATCCCCTCTCCTTTAACGTCTCCATCAAAACCCCTCTATCCACCGAATCAAATGCTGCTTTTAGGTCGACAAAGCATGCTATTActttccctttctctttctttatttgcCTGTTTACCACATAATTTAGCGCATAAATGTTATCCATCGTTCCCATTCCCTTCCTAAAACCCGTCTGGCTATCCGGGAGCATCCCCTTGTCTTCTGCTTCTCTTCTTACTCTCTCCGTTAGGACTGCTGCGTAGATCTTGTACAGCGTCGGCATCAAGGTTACTCCCCTGTAATCACTAGCCTGCTTTCCACTCCCCTTCTTCCTAATTGGGGCTATTATATTGCTCCCACTCCTCGTCCTCTTCCGCCTTCCTCTCTCCCCCCATCACAACCTTTTCTTCCGTTCCGTCTAGGAGGTTCATGAAGTGGGATTTCCACTCTTCTTCCCTTATCCCTTCTTGCGTTTGGcctctttccttcctttctctgtTTACTATTTTCCACACCTCCTTATCCGTTTTTGCTCTCTCCACCTCTTTTATGAACCTCTCGTTTTCTTCCCTCTTTTTATTCTCGCATAGTCTGTTATACTCTTTTCTTGCTTTCCTATAACTTTCTCCCTCCTTTTGCCCCTTCCTCCACTTCCTTAGTATTCCCCTGagctccttttttctttccttgcaCTCCTCATCCCAccatccttttttctctttcccctTCCCCTCCACTCTCCCTTTCTCCATTCCTCTTTTAAATTCCTCCAGCATTGTTTCCAAATCTTCGTCAATTTTGCCGTCTCTCTTTTCCCtccattttatttcttccctAAATTTTCTTCTCCCCTGTTCCGTCCAATTCCCTCTCGCCCTTGccttttttcccctttctGTTTTCGGCCCCTGCTTATTTCCCGCTTCCAGCATCACTATCACTGGGTGGTGGTCTGAGTCTACCCTGTCCCCTACCTCCAGACTTATgattctttctcttcctcctTCTTCCGCTATCACATAGTCAATCACCGTATCTCCTCTGGGGCCCGTGTATGTGCATTCTCCCCCCTCGTCCCCTTTTATATTCCCATTCACTATCGACCACCCCGTCTCCCTTAGGGCTTCCAACAGCCTTTTCCCTTCTCCATTGATTTTCTTGTCCTTGGATCTCCTTCTCGCTCCtccttcctcctcctcccccTTATCTGTCACTCCCCCTTCCTCTCCTGTTCTTGCGTTGAAGTCTCCACCTAGTACTGTCTTCTCATCTCCCCCAATTTCCTCTAGCCATGGTTTTAGTTCCTTTATCTTTGCGTCCATGTCCCCATTTACATACACCCCCACTatcctccatttctctttccctccctTGCATTCCACTACCATTATGCCGTCCTTCGCTGCCTCTTTTCTGAATCCTCCTTCTGTTCCCAGCATTTCTTCTTTCACCCCCATTATCATCCCTCCCATTGCTCTCCCTTTTTTATTCCTTCTACTAGCTAGTTGTACCTCCCACCTGAATCCTTTTGGTAGCCTGCCTCTCATACTTTCCCAGCCTCTCTCCTCCAGCCATGTCTCTATAAGAACCACCGCGTCCCATTTCTTTATTGTCTCCCAGAAATCCTCATCTTTATTTCTCACTCCCGCGCAGTACCAGAATCCTACCGTCCAAACTTcccttttctcctcttccctggttctcttttctcctcttctgCCGCTTCTCTTTGTTTCTTCCGCTCCCTTCCTCTCATCTCTCCTtccctcttcttcttgtaATTCCCCCTTCCTTCCctctttccttcctcttttcttttgcttGTATATTCTTTCCCCGTTTTCTCCTTCCCCTATATCCTTTGCTCCTCTTCCCCCTCCGTCTGTCTTCCTCCTTGAGTGGGCTCCCATCCCTTCCCCTCCCCGTCTACCAGTCTTCCCTTTTCTTCATCCCATCTCCACCATTTCCcttctattcttatttttccaTGGTCTACCCATAcatattttcctttctctctttcttctcttcctaTTTTTCTTAACAACCATTGCGTCTTTCTCTCCGTCCATGTTAAGTCCTCTTCTATTCTCTCCTCTCTCCCTTTTAGCGCTTTTTTGTTTTCCATTATCCTCCTTTTTAATTcgtttgatttcatttttagtAACATCATGCTgacttcttttcctctttccccCACGCCTACCTCTTTTACCTCCTCTATTGCGTTTTCTACTCCTGTCAGCATTAATATCTCCTCCGCCTTCTTTTTCATCTCCTCTCTTCTTACTTTCGTACCTctgattattatatttctcCTCCTTTCCTCCCTCTCTTTCCTCCCCCATTTCTTTTCGAGCTCACACAGCTTCTCATTTATTTGCTCACCTCCTATTTCctgctttcttttttctatcgCATCCTGCACCGTTTTATGTACTTTCTCTTCCATCTCGTCCCACCTTGCGCCCCCTTCCCCCTTCTTTTCTAATTCCTCAATCTTCCTTATCAGAAGTTCTATCTTCccttccatttctcttttttgttCTGCCCACTTGTTCTCTCTTCTAATCGAATCTTCCTTTAACTTCTCTATTTCTTCTCTCACTTCTTTTCTTAGGTCCCTCATGTTCTCCTCCACCCTTTCCATCTTTCCTCTCAGGTCTCTTCCTAAATCTTTTATTAACTCTTTTATTTCTCCAACTCCTTCAGcctcttctctcttttcttttttcttctctggTGATCTTTCCGTCACATTGCTTTCTTTAAACATCCATCCGCTTGTTCGTTTCTTTCCCTCTTCGTCACTTCCTTTTTGTATACCCTCATCGATTCCTTCGTCCCTTTTTCTCTTCCAAATTTCTTCCAAATTTTCCATGCTTCCTATGCTCAGTGTCCTTTCTCTTCTTAGCACCTCTATATTTGAAGGCCTACCTCTTTTCCCCCCTTTGTCCGGTTTCCCGGACTCTTCCCTCCCCTCcgtctctttcttttcctttgtcTCGTCTTCCATTCCTAACTCTCCGCTCCTCTTCTCCGCTCCTTCCTCTGCCTTACCGGCCATCCTATCTCCGGTGGACGCCTCTCCCTATGCTCCCCAGGCGTCGCTCGTTCCCGTCTTCTCTTCCAACTGTCTCTTTTTCTAACCCTTCTAGATTCTAACCTCTCATCTTATGCGATCGTTTATCCACGatctttcctctttctttctcaaCTCTTCTTCCTCCTTACACCACACACTCCTTCCTTCCCCTATTCACTCACACCCTCTATCACTCTTTCACCTTATACTCCACTTTTCTAGCTTTCTCACTCTATAATCGCTCCGCTTAACAAATCCCCGTTCGCACGCGGCCGTTACCACAACGGAACTCGCGTCGACATTTTGTTTTTCGATACatattgtttaataaaatcttttccttttgtaataaatatgtttaagaatattgaaataatttgttattgttattaaacacTATAAACGCTAAAATGAATACAACATATTACTTCAAAGGTAAAAAAACATAATATTCATATAGTGAGCTATTTTTTTATCGCGGAGTGTACTCAACTTTTGAACTATGATAGAAAATCAGAGAAATCGATGTTGACTTCCTTTTGCTACAGTTTacttaatcatttttttattttgaaaattttgtttccttttcatctaaaaatgcaatatactttagtcaaatttttcaaacaccAGCCACgtataatttcttaataaatcATTCCTTTTCCAAATCACGTCTCCACTTtcatatatacagggtgtcccagctTAAGTGTTATAATTCCGTTATTCCGTACTTATTAATGacacaaaaaattgttgacaTGGGAATTGCACGGTACAAGGAGGCCTATGTTTTGGctgaagtgaaaaatcttttgccttattagtttaagagatatgatggttaagttttgttttttaaatggaaccatatTTTCTTTCAGACCATGTCTGCCCTTTTCTCCGCCAAATTTGTGACCCATTCGGGGATTCACTCTATACGGTTTCGCAATACAATGATTCTTTAATTTCGTTAGGCGCCAGCCACGTTTCGTGGCGAGGAGGAATTGGGAATTACTAAGGGGTCAGTACAGGGGACGGGTTTCGCGGCACTTCCTGGATGGCCGTAACAATCcttcgcgggggagtgcgcGAGGAGGACAGTTTAGGGTGGGAAAAATCTCAGGGTGGGAAGGGTTTACAGGTAGTTCTTTTACGTTACGTGTCGAAAAATAGGAATCTTAAAATAGTGCTtctcaagacgaattcattaagttttaatgtatacactcgattttaattagttttcaagatataccgtttacaaatttaccgattttcagtagatacgtctCAGTTTGAGtagcaagtcgtaaaagcggccctattGTTGCGGTAAGTGCCACAGCGGTTATTCTTTGGGTCTGCCGTTGCTACcgtttttatccgacttcgaaaaggagcaTACTCAATACGAtgtgtatgtattttttttatgtatgttcaccgattacgccgagacggatggaccaatcgaaacgaaaccttttgcatctggtaaagtatgtctcccgattggtcctgttaaaaaaacattttgcattctTTCATTCCAAACgcttttttatccgacttcgaaaaggaggaggatactcaattcgatgtgtatatttttttttttttttttttatgtatgttcaccgattatgcCGAAACGGATGGAACAATCGGAacaaaaccttttgcatctggtagagtatatctcccgattggtcccgttatacaaacattttacattttttcactccgaacgctttttattgcaaaaaaacgtactatttcatgtacgtgcggtgtatgttcaccgattacgccgagacggatggaccaattggaacaaaaccttttgcatctggtagcgtatgtcttccgattggtcccgttatacaaacattttacattttttcactccgaacgctttttatttcaaaaaaacgtactatttcatgtacgtgcggtgtatgttcaccgattattctgagccggatggatcaatcggaatgaaactgtttgcaTCCTGTACAGTACAAcaccccattggtcccgtaaaaaaaatattttgcgtttcttcattcctaatgattttttcttctaaatgtatgttcgctgattactctgagacagatggaccaatcggaacgaaaccttttgcgtctggtagagtatgtctcccgattggtcccatagaaaaatatttcgcattttttcattcctaacgacatttttttctaaatgtatgtacgccgattattccgaaacggatgaactaatcggaacgaaaccttttggatcttctaaagtatgtgcccagattggtcccgttaaaaaaatcttttatattttttcattccgaacgctttttattgcagaaaaacgtactatttcatgtacgtgcgccgtacgttcgccgattactcgaGACGGATAGACTAATCGGGACGAAacttcttgcatcttgtagagtatatctcccacttggtcccgtcagaaaggcattttgcattttttcattgctaacgatttttttgcaagaacgtaatgcttgatttacatttttcaccgattaccgcgatACGGATAGACCAGtcggattgaaaattttgcttcttgtagagtatatcttctaattggtcctgcaaaaaaatttttgtattttttcattcctaacgacttttatcgcaaaatacgtaatacttcatttatatcttccggcgt
Protein-coding sequences here:
- the LOC114881797 gene encoding golgin subfamily A member 6-like protein 1, which translates into the protein MAGKAEEGAEKRSGELGMEDETKEKKETEGREESGKPDKGGKRGRPSNIEVLRRERTLSIGSMENLEEIWKRKRDEGIDEGIQKGSDEEGKKRTSGWMFKESNVTERSPEKKKEKREEAEGVGEIKELIKDLGRDLRGKMERVEENMRDLRKEVREEIEKLKEDSIRRENKWAEQKREMEGKIELLIRKIEELEKKGEGGARWDEMEEKVHKTVQDAIEKRKQEIGGEQINEKLCELEKKWGRKEREERRRNIIIRGTKVRREEMKKKAEEILMLTGVENAIEEVKEVGVGERGKEVSMMLLKMKSNELKRRIMENKKALKGREERIEEDLTWTERKTQWLLRKIGREEREKGKYVWVDHGKIRIEGKWWRWDEEKGRLVDGEGKGWEPTQGGRQTEGEEEQRI